Part of the Ctenopharyngodon idella isolate HZGC_01 chromosome 8, HZGC01, whole genome shotgun sequence genome, cctttttttccccctgaaatATCAACTTCGTTATAGTCATGTCatatcaaacatttaaaaagtgatGCATTGTGTACATGAAAAGAAAAACTATACTGGCTTATGGGGTGATAAAAGTTTGAGTGTaatgccatctagtggtttggCTCTGAGCTATAGGGTGTAATGTTACTAATTAGCATCAAAGAAATGGTCAAAatccataaaaataaaacttacgGTCATTGCTTTTCTTTTCTGGAAGGTTATGGACGACAGCGTGACCCGACATCTCGGGGTGAGGTCTGGGGTAGCCATGCTCTTGCAGCTGTTCTTCATTCATTGCATACTTTTTCAGTTTATTATAGAGAATGGCACCTGAAAACCAGCATGATGCACAAACACCTGTAAATTGATTTGCCTCTGGAAATACCCTATTAATATCATTCAGACTGTACAACGATATGAAAATAATCACCTAGACATGGGTGAGTGAGATTGGAACTGAAAGTGGTTGAGTGTTGTTATTGGTAACTGAAACTAacactgttaaaaatatttcttttaattgaaataaagctgatataagaaaaacttaaacttagaAAGCCTAAAGTAACTAATTGAAATGTAAAtagttaaagtactaaaatgactaaaattacacctgaaataaaaataaagctaaatagcaATTAAATCTAATAAAAACACTATAATAGTGTACAAATGATACTAAAATTAAACTGAAGTGGACATGAGGTACCTTTAAGGTCCACATCCTGCTGTTTGCCGGAGCGGTTGATTGTGTAGCTGGTTGTGGCAGCAAGCCGTCCACCAAGTACTCCTTCATGGGACTGAGCCTTTCTATTCACAGATACAGCCGGGGTCTCTGTGGAACAAACAGCAGAAGAAATATTCATCAacaaattcataaataatactagataaatattatatattcatatatttatattataaaaaataaatttgatttataatagaaatacattttatttaaaaattgtgctacaaattatattatcagcataGCAATTTGAGTGCAAAATTGAGtgcaaaaaatgttatattaactTTAGAATGTCTTCATATTTGTTATGTAAATCTGGCAACATCACTTAAGCTGTATGAACTCCACAATTTTGCTTATTTAATTAGTGTCACTAATACCTAATAATGCagaatgttacttttttattaaatttattttatatcataacaTTTCTTAGTTTTAATTTACTCAAAATCCTAAAACGTTTCTTATTTCCAGGTATATATTAGATTTATAAATCTCAGATTCTCAATATGGTCTCATACTTTTGGACTCTTTCATGATCAATAACAGTTTAATAACAGATCAATGATCAAGAGGAGACCCAAAAACCAGACAAACTACTGTTATTTTCTTGAGAAAGACAATTAACCCCAGATTTACCCTCTGCTACTTTAGAAGAATGtctactaaaaataaataaataaataaatacaaaagaaataacAGTATAACAGGAGTactgatctgtgtgtgtgtgtgtgtgtgtgtgttagacgCACTGAGGGCAGGGGACGTAGGTGTGCTCTTGCTGCGGAGCTTCTTCAGTGTGTTCACAGCTACATTCAGATAGATGTTCTTACTGCTGCTCCTGTCATACACCACCTTCTCTTCATCCAGAGCCTGGGAGCAAAGAAGACATCCACAATATACACATCAATCATATATAATGGAGTTGACATTAACTGAAATGGAATTATGGACATTGGATGTCATACCATCTGAAAGGCTTCTTGTTCAGAAGAACAGAGCTTCAGGCACTCATCAATGAATATGTTAAGGTAACGCTGACGGACATTTGTGGGCACCTTGGCCCCAAATTCAGCAGGAATGACAGGACGCTTCATGGCAGAGCTCTGTGATGAGCAGAAAAGAGTGTTTATTGGGGGCATGCAAAAAGACTGTTATTGGACTGTTATAGGGCGACATTACCTTCAGGGTGGGGGTATGAGCCACTCTCTTCTGCATTGCAGTGGATGTGGTCTTTGACAGGATGCCTGCCGACGTTTGAGCTTTGACTGAAAGCTGATCTATCGCCACCCTGGTGGGCGACAACACCTGACTGCTGGCATTAGCTAATcctaataaaaaattaaaaaaaaacactcaataAGAAATGTGCCTAACACTTAATCCTGCTGTAACTGATTAAATATAGGACCCCTTCATACCAGGCTTTGAGGAGGGCAGGGAGGCAGTTGGCCGGTGCGCCACCCGTCGTTTTTCTCCAGAGAGCCCCAGTATTGGGTTGGTCGATGCAGACGCAGTCTTTACTGCAGCAGCCAGCTGTGCTGCCTGCTGCTGGGCCTTCTGCATGCGCTGGTAACAGATCTCCTGCGCCGTCATCCTCCGCTGTGTCATCGGCACAGCGTTCAGTGACGCCTCTGACTGAATGAAGAGAATTATTAAACTGGTCAACTTCAAATTCTGAACACGAGTATGGATTcatcatttaataatatatgttTTGAACCCTATTTAGTTGAGCTTGCTTTTTCCCCCCTGACTTCTTGATCTAATTTgcattttgatgttatttaGGCACTGAAAACGCAGTGTTGCGGAGTAACTATCTAAAAGTAGTGACACTACTTTGTCTACATTTTTTCCATTATGACAACTCAGGTGTTTTCAAAACAGAGAAGCTCAATACAGTAATGACCTATTTTTTCCAACAAGTAAAAGTGTGTGACAACACGCTATAGCTcattttattaatgttgttCATTTTCAAGTTTTATTAGTAGTATTCTGTGTAAATTGATCTGTTAAAATATCGCAATGATATTTTTGTGCCAAGTAAATACTGCCTTTAAGCtttgcatgtatatatattatatatatacacatttttgtggaaattttgatgtgattctttgatgaatagaaagtttacaaaaacagaatttttgggaacattttaaatgtctttactgtctcttttgatcagtttaatgagtccttgctgaataaaagtattcatttcttcttcaaaaaaaaagcCTGAATTTGTGAATAGTATAGTATATACATTTACTTCTATACCATATTCAGTTTAGAAAATGTCACAGATCCTGTCTCGACTTGCTTGTAGTCTAACTGTTGCACACCATTTACAGCAAATGTGAAGTGCAGAGAAGCAATAAAAAGGGAGAGAACATGGTAATCTGCATTCCAAGACTTGCCTTTCCTTGAGCTTTAAAATGTGACACCCTCTTCTTCTGACCAGGAAAGAGAGTAGTTAAAGTGCTTTCTgtttcttcctcctcctcctcctcctgttcCCTTGAAggctaaaaacacacacacatgaaagtGAAACTGAAACTGTCAGTTAGAACAGAAAACCCAGAAAATTCCAACACCAGCAAAACATCCTCAAAACCCCATAAAAGCATTTTAGagtaattaaaatgattgaaatGATTATCAGAACtagagaaataaagaaaaaaacctCCTTGTTGTACCTGCTTAGCTTGTCTCCCTTTGTCTTCCGTCTTGACCTCTTTGGATTCATTAAATATCCGCAGACACTCCTCCATAGGGTCTGAGTCATACTCCATCTCATCCTGCAGACAGGAGTAGTCCACTGCTTCATCACCACCGCCATCATCGTTATCCACTTCAGAATCATCCTCTGACGATGATGACATATCTTCAGAGGTTTTCCTCTTATTATTCATGAGGCTTCCccgtttaaaagcagaagcagACTTCCTCACTATCCTCTCGTCTTCCTCATCATCCTCTTCGGCACTCTCAGCACCGAACAAGTCCACGTGGCTCAGATTCCTCTGTTTGGTTTCTCTTGCCTGTTTGTGATCACGGATCGAGCtgctttttttacttttatcttTAGTGCTACTGCTGTTGGTACTGCCGCTCCCATGGCTGCTTTTCTTTTTGTCCTTCTCCTTTGCACTGCTCTCAAGTTTTCCGTTCTTTTGGTCTTTGAATTTGGATGCCACCTTATCGTTTTTTACAGGTTTGTCTGTTTTGGGTTTCTTGATGTTACCacttcctctctctttttccctTTGGCTGTGTTCACTCTTTATCTTAACTATCTTCCTGTTCTTTTCATCATTACTCTTTGACTCAGTTCCGTCTTTCCGCACCTTTTCCTTGGACTTACTGCTTCCATCCACAGTCTTACTTTGGTTCTTGTCTTTTTTACTTGAATTTTTTGACGTCTTGTTGACACTTGAACTTTCCAGTCTTTCTTTTGAACTCTTCTTATCGGAGTCTTTCTCCTCTTTTTTTGGCTTATtagatttaatatttttcaactGACTCACAGATATCTTTTTATCTATCTTTTTGTTTGTCCTGTCCACATCCTGGGACTCCACATCATCAGATTCGCTATGTGAGAAGCCATCGTCTATTTTAGATACCTGCTTTTTTTGTAGTCCCATCAAACCCGACTCTCGTTCCTGTTTCAAGCCGATGTTGATCCCCTTGCGCTGCAGGCGGCTTAGGGACGTTGGCCGATACTCTGTCCCAGAACTTTCCTCGTCGGATTCAGAGAAACTTAGAGTGTACTTCGGCACATCTGCCTTAGGTGGCGACGACCTTGGTTTTTTCGCCGTTGGAACATATTCCTCATCTTTCCCTTGTTTTTCAGGGTAAAATCTCTTTCTCCCTTCTCCCTCTGAACACAAAGTTCTCTGTTCTTTAACAGTCGGCTTAGCCGAATAGTTCGACAGCGGGTCGTACTCCATGTCCGTTGATGGTTTGGAATTATCCAGAGTGTATTTACACTTGACACGGGATGGTGGCGGAGGTAACacctttttaatgctttttttggAGACAGCAGTGGGCACATACTCCAACGCGCTGGCGTTGTTACTGCTGTTCTCTGAGTCCAAAGTGTATTTGCTGGAGCGAGGGGACGGGGTGTATTCACTTGCTTGGCCCATCTGATAGCTCCCAGGATCATAGCCCTGATGTGATGATGCAGAGGGCTTTGGTCTCTTAACAGAGCTCGTGGTGGGCTCATATTCCTGATCTCCAATCCGAGAAAGCTTCTTCTTCTCCCTTTCCATCTCGCTGCGAACAGCCTCAATGGCCCGATTGACCAGCTCCAACTCCATGGTGCCCAGGTCCACACCCTGACCCGTCGATGGTGGCTCCCCATTATAATGCTTTTCCGGTCTCACAACCTCTGGACTGAATGGATCATATCCTTGATCTGTAAAGTCAcaagattaaaattaaatacagtgaGAAATCAACCACAGAATCTTAACAATATATGACACAccctacacacaaacacacatatatacacataatataaataatttaattaaaaaaataaatttaaaatatatatattaaaaaaatacatattgcaCTAATTTCAAACTAACTTAACATACTGCAAACTAAATTTCATACAACAAACATTTCTCAGTTACTACCTACATTTGAGGGATAAAAGGTTACTGACAACAGTAAAAGCATTTGTACCAAACTATAAAAAGTATTTACTATTAATACATAAATTGGACTGCCTGACATATGTCAGGACAGATCCACAGTTGAATGCTGtggttgttttgtttctttgttccaCAGCAGAAAGCTTCTGTCCATTTAAATGTACATGAACCAAAATACtatctgaacaaaaaaaaaacctgagacCACAAAGACATTTTAATTCACCGTCTGGACTCGCAGAAAGCGCTTTAGTCTTTTTGATGTCGTATATCCCAGAGGCGGCTCGTCTTTGTTTGCTGTGTCTGAAGTGACAGTAGGGTCTGCTGCACCCATCTGCACCGGCTTTCCCATTGTTATTCTCACAATAAAACGGGCAGTCAATCCCACGAAAGAACCCCGTAGATCTCAACATTGCGGTTCATAACCACTGTCACTTTATCTGCCTTTTAACTGGTATGTTTTTGACACTACATGCGTGGTTATTTGCATATCCGTATGTTGCCACTTTCTTTCGGACAACAACAGACTTCCTACAACGCCATATTTTATGAGCGACAAACAAACGCGAGGACCCCAGCGAGCGTCGCATTTTCTACGTAATATAGCTGCCCGGATCACCCGCCTGTCGGAATTAGCATACTGTATTCGTCTGGTGTTTGGAGTTAAGCAACTGCTGCCTCGTGAATGAGTTTgtcttaaaacatgttaaaagcaGTTTTAGGCTTTATCCTTGAgccttaattaattaatttatttattttttttacacaaatgaccTGTTTCTTTGTGATTTAAGTGGCGTGGCCCGTGTTACTGAAGGTTTATAGGTGTGGCAGAATTTTAATCCGATGTTATA contains:
- the rexo1 gene encoding RNA exonuclease 1 homolog isoform X2: MLRSTGFFRGIDCPFYCENNNGKAGADGCSRPYCHFRHSKQRRAASGIYDIKKTKALSASPDDQGYDPFSPEVVRPEKHYNGEPPSTGQGVDLGTMELELVNRAIEAVRSEMEREKKKLSRIGDQEYEPTTSSVKRPKPSASSHQGYDPGSYQMGQASEYTPSPRSSKYTLDSENSSNNASALEYVPTAVSKKSIKKVLPPPPSRVKCKYTLDNSKPSTDMEYDPLSNYSAKPTVKEQRTLCSEGEGRKRFYPEKQGKDEEYVPTAKKPRSSPPKADVPKYTLSFSESDEESSGTEYRPTSLSRLQRKGINIGLKQERESGLMGLQKKQVSKIDDGFSHSESDDVESQDVDRTNKKIDKKISVSQLKNIKSNKPKKEEKDSDKKSSKERLESSSVNKTSKNSSKKDKNQSKTVDGSSKSKEKVRKDGTESKSNDEKNRKIVKIKSEHSQREKERGSGNIKKPKTDKPVKNDKVASKFKDQKNGKLESSAKEKDKKKSSHGSGSTNSSSTKDKSKKSSSIRDHKQARETKQRNLSHVDLFGAESAEEDDEEDERIVRKSASAFKRGSLMNNKRKTSEDMSSSSEDDSEVDNDDGGGDEAVDYSCLQDEMEYDSDPMEECLRIFNESKEVKTEDKGRQAKQPSREQEEEEEEETESTLTTLFPGQKKRVSHFKAQGKAKASLNAVPMTQRRMTAQEICYQRMQKAQQQAAQLAAAVKTASASTNPILGLSGEKRRVAHRPTASLPSSKPGLANASSQVLSPTRVAIDQLSVKAQTSAGILSKTTSTAMQKRVAHTPTLKSSAMKRPVIPAEFGAKVPTNVRQRYLNIFIDECLKLCSSEQEAFQMALDEEKVVYDRSSSKNIYLNVAVNTLKKLRSKSTPTSPALKTPAVSVNRKAQSHEGVLGGRLAATTSYTINRSGKQQDVDLKGAILYNKLKKYAMNEEQLQEHGYPRPHPEMSGHAVVHNLPEKKSNDPFSKICSRCGAEYKINANGSCVRKEECSHHWGRLRRNRVPGGWETLYSCCSGAVGSPGCEVCKQHVQDGRKESLDGFVKTFSKPLPVDGNAGVYALDCEMCYTKQGLELTRVTVINSDLKVVYDTFVKPGSKVVDYNTRFSGVTQDDLENTTITLRDVQAVLLSMFSAESILIGHSLESDLFALKLIHSVVVDTAIVFPHRLGLPYKRALRNLMADYLKRIIQDSVGGHDSSEDARACMELMIWKIKEDAKVKR
- the rexo1 gene encoding RNA exonuclease 1 homolog isoform X1, which codes for MLRSTGFFRGIDCPFYCENNNGKAGADGCSRPYCHFRHSKQRRAASGIYDIKKTKALSASPDDQGYDPFSPEVVRPEKHYNGEPPSTGQGVDLGTMELELVNRAIEAVRSEMEREKKKLSRIGDQEYEPTTSSVKRPKPSASSHQGYDPGSYQMGQASEYTPSPRSSKYTLDSENSSNNASALEYVPTAVSKKSIKKVLPPPPSRVKCKYTLDNSKPSTDMEYDPLSNYSAKPTVKEQRTLCSEGEGRKRFYPEKQGKDEEYVPTAKKPRSSPPKADVPKYTLSFSESDEESSGTEYRPTSLSRLQRKGINIGLKQERESGLMGLQKKQVSKIDDGFSHSESDDVESQDVDRTNKKIDKKISVSQLKNIKSNKPKKEEKDSDKKSSKERLESSSVNKTSKNSSKKDKNQSKTVDGSSKSKEKVRKDGTESKSNDEKNRKIVKIKSEHSQREKERGSGNIKKPKTDKPVKNDKVASKFKDQKNGKLESSAKEKDKKKSSHGSGSTNSSSTKDKSKKSSSIRDHKQARETKQRNLSHVDLFGAESAEEDDEEDERIVRKSASAFKRGSLMNNKRKTSEDMSSSSEDDSEVDNDDGGGDEAVDYSCLQDEMEYDSDPMEECLRIFNESKEVKTEDKGRQAKQPSREQEEEEEEETESTLTTLFPGQKKRVSHFKAQGKSEASLNAVPMTQRRMTAQEICYQRMQKAQQQAAQLAAAVKTASASTNPILGLSGEKRRVAHRPTASLPSSKPGLANASSQVLSPTRVAIDQLSVKAQTSAGILSKTTSTAMQKRVAHTPTLKSSAMKRPVIPAEFGAKVPTNVRQRYLNIFIDECLKLCSSEQEAFQMALDEEKVVYDRSSSKNIYLNVAVNTLKKLRSKSTPTSPALKTPAVSVNRKAQSHEGVLGGRLAATTSYTINRSGKQQDVDLKGAILYNKLKKYAMNEEQLQEHGYPRPHPEMSGHAVVHNLPEKKSNDPFSKICSRCGAEYKINANGSCVRKEECSHHWGRLRRNRVPGGWETLYSCCSGAVGSPGCEVCKQHVQDGRKESLDGFVKTFSKPLPVDGNAGVYALDCEMCYTKQGLELTRVTVINSDLKVVYDTFVKPGSKVVDYNTRFSGVTQDDLENTTITLRDVQAVLLSMFSAESILIGHSLESDLFALKLIHSVVVDTAIVFPHRLGLPYKRALRNLMADYLKRIIQDSVGGHDSSEDARACMELMIWKIKEDAKVKR